From Scomber scombrus chromosome 6, fScoSco1.1, whole genome shotgun sequence, the proteins below share one genomic window:
- the aars1 gene encoding alanine--tRNA ligase, cytoplasmic — MDSSMSAAQIRQKFIDFFRRYEHQYVHSSSTIPMDDPTLLFANAGMNQFKPIFLNTIDPSHPMARLHRAANTQKCIRAGGKHNDLDDVGKDVYHHTFFEMLGSWSFGDYFKQLACKMALELLTQEFGIPIERLYVTYFGGHADAGLEPDLECKQIWIDLGMEEARILPGSMKDNFWEMGDTGPCGPCSEIHYDRIGGRDASHLVNMDDPNVLEIWNLVFIQFNRESETELKPLPKKSIDTGMGLERLVSVLQNKMSNYDTDLFVPYFEAIQKGTGAQPYTGKVGAEDADGIDMAYRVLADHARTITIALSDGGRPDNTGRGYVLRRILRRAVRYSHEKLGAQKGFFASLVDVVVESLGDAFPELKKDPEMVKDIINEEEMQFLKTLSRGRRILDRKIMSLGDSKTIPGDTAWLLYDTYGFPLDLTSLIAEEKGMAVDLAAFEEEKKAAQLKSQGKGAGDQDHIMLDIYAIDELRNKKTPATDDSPKHKYTSDDSGSYDFHQASATVLALRRDRAFCDEVTTGQECGVLLDQTSFYAEQGGQTYDEGYLLREDDSTEDRMEFTVKNTQVRGGYVLHVGTVYGTLKVGDRVTLHVDEARRRPIMSNHTATHILNFALRGVLGEADQRGSLVAPDRLRFDFTAKGALSTGEVRRTEEMACAMIRDNKPVYAMEAPLAGAKAIQGLRAVFDETYPDPVRVVSIGIPVQDLLDDPNSAAGSLTSIEFCGGTHLQNSGHAAPFVIVSEEAIAKGIRRIVAVTGTEAQKAQRKADALQQSLSALGDKVKQQTAPNKDVQKEIADMTESIGTAVISQWRKDEMRDTLKGLKKTMDDLDRNYKADIQKRVLEKTKEMIESSPNQPLLVMEMETGASAKALNESLKLLKSNSPQTAAMLFTVDPDAGKITCLCQVPQDVAKRGLKASEWVQELCPLLDGKGGGKDMSAQATGRNTQCLQEVLQMANEFARLKLGEN; from the exons ATGGACTCGTCAATGAGTGCAGCACAAATCCGCCAGAAGTTCATCGACTTCTTCCGTCGCTATGAGCACCAGTACGTCCACTCGTCCTCCACCATCCCCATGGACGACCCCACGCTGCTTTTCGCCAACGCCGGCATGAACCAG TTCAAGCCCATCTTCCTCAACACCATCGATCCGTCCCACCCCATGGCCAGGCTGCATCGCGCCGCCAACACCCAAAAATGTATCCGGGCAGGGGGCAAACACAACGACCTGGACGACGTGGGTAAAGACGTCTACCACCACACCTTCTTCGAGATGCTGGGGTCCTGGTCGTTCGGGGACTACTTCAAG CAACTGGCCTGTAAGATGGCCTTGGAGCTGCTGACCCAGGAGTTTGGGATTCCCATCGAACGCCTGTACGTCACCTACTTCGGAGGTCACGCTGACGCAGGCCTGGAGCCCGACCTGGAGTGCAAACAAATCTGGATCGACCTCGG gATGGAGGAAGCTCGCATCCTGCCAGGCAGCATGAAGGATAACTTCTGGGAGATGGGAGACACGGGTCCCTGCGGCCCCTGCAGCGAGATCCACTACGACCGCATCGGAGGGAGAGACGCCTCTCACCTGGTGAACATGGACGACCCCAATGTCCTGGAGATCTGGAACCTGGTGTTCATCCAGTTCAACAG AGAGTCAGAGACCGAGCTGAAGCCGCTGCCTAAGAAGAGCATCGACACAGGGATGGGTCTGGAGCGCCTGGTGTCTGTGCTGCAGAACAAGATGTCCAACTATGACACCGACCTCTTCGTCCCATACTTTGAAGCCATTCAGAAG ggTACCGGTGCACAACCATACACCGGTAAAGTAGGCGCCGAGGATGCTGACGGTATCGACATGGCCTACCGTGTGCTGGCCGACCACGCCCGCACCATCACCATCGCCCTCTCAGACGGAGGTCGGCCCGACAACACAGGAAGAGG CTACGTGTTGAGGAGGATCCTGCGTCGTGCCGTGCGTTACTCCCACGAGAAGCTGGGAGCTCAGAAAGGTTTCTTTGCCTCTCTGGTGGATGTAGTGGTTGAATCCCTG GGCGATGCCTTCCCAGAGTTGAAGAAAGACCCCGAAATGGTGAAGGATATTATTAATGAGGAGGAGATGCAGTTCCTTAAAACCCTCAGCAGGGGACGCCGTATCCTCGATAGGAAGATCATGAGTCTGGGAGACAGCAAGACCATCCCAG gCGACACAGCATGGCTGCTATACGACACATACGGCTTCCCTCTGGACTTGACCTCCCTCATCGCAGAGGAGAAGGGCATGGCGGTGGACTTGGCCGCCtttgaagaggagaagaaggcaGCACAG ctGAAGTCTCAGGGTAAGGGCGCAGGAGACCAGGACCACATCATGCTGGACATCTACGCCATCGATGAGCTGCGAAACAAGAAGACCCCCGCCACAGACGACTCTCCCAAACACAAATACACCTCAGACGACAGCGGCAGCTACG acttCCATCAGGCCTCAGCCACAGTGCTGGCTCTGCGCCGCGACCGCGCCTTCTGCGACGAAGTGACCACGGGTCAGGAGTGCGGCGTGCTGCTCGACCAGACGTCTTTCTACGCCGAGCAGGGAGGACAGACTTATGACGAGGGTTACCTCCTCCGAGAGGACGACAGCACGGAGGAC CGGATGGAGTTCACAGTGAAGAACACTCAGGTGAGAGGAGGCTACGTTCTCCACGTGGGCACCGTCTACGGAACACTGAAGGTTGGAGACCGCGTCACCCTGCATGTAGACGAG GCTCGTCGTAGGCCCATCATGAGCAACCACACGGCAACACACATCCTCAACTTCGCCTTGCGGGGGGTTCTGGGGGAGGCAGACCAGAGGGGTTCCCTGGTCGCCCCCGACCGCCTGCGCTTTGATTTCACCGCTAAAGGTGCCCTGAGCACGGGGGAGGTCCGGCGGACTGAGGAGATGGCTTGTGCCATGATAAGAGACAACAAG CCAGTGTACGCCATGGAAGCCCCCCTCGCAGGAGCCAAGGCCATTCAGGGTCTGCGCGCCGTGTTCGATGAGACTTACCCCGACCCCGTCCGAGTCGTGTCTATCGGCATACCCGTTCAGGACCTGCTGGACGACCCCAACAGTGCAGCTGGTTCGCTCACCTCCATCGAGTTCTGTGGTGGAAC CCATCTGCAGAACTCGGGTCACGCCGCTCCGTTTGTCATCGTCTCAGAGGAGGCCATCGCTAAGGGCATCCGCCGCATTGTTGCTGTGACAGGAACAGAGGCCCAGAAg GCTCAGAGGAAAGCCGACGCACTGCAGCAGTCTCTGTCTGCCCTGGGAGACAAGGTGAAGCAGCAGACGGCCCCAAATAAGGACGTACAGAAAGAGATCGCTGACATGACggag TCGATAGGCACAGCCGTGATCTCTCAGTGGCGGAAGGACGAGATGAGGGACACCCTGAAGGGCCTGAAGAAGACCATGGACGATCTGGACCGCAACTACAAGGCCGACATCCAGAAGAGAGTCCTGGAGAAGACCAAGGAGATGATCGAGAGCAGCCCCAACCAGCCGCTGTTAGTGATGGAGATGGAGACGGGAGCGTCGGCTAAG GCTCTGAACGAGTCCCTGAAGCTGCTGAAGTCCAACTCTCCTCAGACCGCTGCTATGCTCTTCACCGTAGACCCCGACGCCGGAAAGATCACCTGCCTGTGTCAAGTTCCACAG GATGTGGCCAAGCGCGGACTGAAGGCCAGCGAGTGGGTTCAGGAGCTGTGCCCCCTGCTGGACGGCAAAGGAGGCGGCAAGGACATGTCGGCCCAGGCCACGGGCAGGAACACACAGTGCCTGCAGGAGGTGCTACAGATGGCCAACGAGTTTGCACGGCTCAAACTGGGAGAGAACTGa
- the exosc6 gene encoding exosome complex component MTR3 yields MPTDTKRVRGPEVSQSPLLFVSKPATSLPSHGPRTDGRPRDQVDVRPVFVRCGLVSQAKGSAYIEAGNTKLMSCVYGPRETERKDETDMKCGRLTTDMRFAPFSCPERGSWIQGSQDKDLSLMLHESLQPAVCLHKYPRSQIEVNVMVLENSGSVLAHAVTCASLALADAGIEMYDLVLGCAVRQDGSSYVVDPTYKEENSCSSASSENQGGLTVAFLPSLNQISGLQSDGEMTEETLTAGVRTCIEGCYKIYPVIQQALAKAVRRAAPPPSES; encoded by the exons ATGCCGACTGACACCAAGCGAGTACGCGGCCCAGAGGTGTCCCAAAGCCCACTTCTGTTTGTGAGCAAGCCGGcgacctccctcccttctcacGGCCCCAGAACGGACGGTCGGCCGCGGGATCAGGTGGACGTCCGGCCCGTTTTTGTCCGGTGCGGGCTGGTGAGCCAGGCCAAAGGCTCCGCGTACATAGAGGCTGGAAACACCAAGCTGATGAGCTGCGTGTACGGCCCCAGAGAAACAGAGCGGAAAGATGAGACCGATATGAAATGTGGAAG GTTGACCACCGACATGCGTTTCGCTCCATTCTCCTGCCCAGAGAGGGGCTCCTGGATTCAGGGCAGTCAGGACAAGGACCTCTCCCTGATGCTTCATGAGAGtctgcagccagctgtgtgCCTCCACAAATACCCCCGTTCTCAGATCGAGGTCAACGTCATGGTTCTGGAAAACAGCGGTTCGGTTCTGGCCCACGCCGTCACATGcgcctctctcgctctcgcAGATGCCGGGATTGAAATGTACGACCTGGTGCTCGGTTGTGCCGTGCGCCAGGACGGCTCTTCGTATGTGGTCGACCCTACTTACAAGGAAGagaacagctgcagctcagctAGCAGCGAGAACCAGGGCGGTCTGACCGTGGCGTTCCTACCCAGCCTGAACCAGATTTCTGGGCTGCAGTCAGATGGAGAAATGACTGAAGAGACTCTTACAGCTGGGGTTCGGACCTGCATTGAGGGATGCTATAAAATATACCCAGTCATCCAACAAGCCCTGGCCAAGGCTGTGCGCAGGGCTGCTCCCCCACCATCAGAGAGCTGA